Proteins co-encoded in one Strix uralensis isolate ZFMK-TIS-50842 chromosome 2, bStrUra1, whole genome shotgun sequence genomic window:
- the DNAJB13 gene encoding dnaJ homolog subfamily B member 13 isoform X2, protein MKKGIYDKFGEEGLKGGIPLEFGGENPWTAGYVFHNNPDKVFREFFGGDNPFAEFFAEDGSELILPFGGLRGRGAMKQDPPIVRDLHLSLEDLFYGCTRKIKISRRVMNEDGQTSNVRDKILTIDVQPGWKQGTRITFEKEGDQGPNVIPADITFVVQEKLHPRFKRANDNLIHVATIPLAEALTGCTVDVRTLDGRQLNIPINDIVDPQYCKMVPGEGMPLLQDPRRKGDLLIYFNIRFPQKLTPEKKKLLKNALLP, encoded by the exons ATGAAGAAAGGCATCTACGACAAGTTTGGAGAAGAGGGGCTCAAAGGCGGCATCCCCTTGGAGTTTGGTGGCGAGAACCCCTGGACTGCTGGCTACGTGTTTCACAACAACCCTGACAAAGTCTTCAGGGAGTTCTTTGGTGGAGACAACCCCTTTGCGG AGTTCTTTGCCGAGGACGGCTCCGAGCTGATCCTGCCCTTTGGAGGGCTGCGAGGACGAGGAGCGATGAAGCAAGACCCCCCGATCGTGCGGGACCTCCACCTCTCCCTCGAAGACCTGTTCTACGGCTGCACCAGGAAGATTAAGATCTCCCGCAGG GTGATGAACGAAGATGGTCAAACGAGCAATGTCAGAGATAAGATACTAACGATCGATGTGCAGCCAGGGTGGAAGCAGGGCACCAGGATCACATTTGAGAAGGAAGGAGACCAG GGCCCAAACGTCATTCCAGCTGACATCACCTTTGTTGTCCAAGAGAAACTCCACCCCAGGTTTAAAAGAGCCAACGACAACCTCATTCACGTTGCTACCATCCCCCTGGCAGAG GCGCTGACTGGCTGCACGGTGGATGTGAGAACGCTGGATGGGAGGCAGCTGAACATCCCCATCAATGACATCGTGGA CCCCCAGTACTGCAAAATGGTGCCAGGGGAGGGGATGCCGCTGCTCCAGGACCCCCGCCGCAAGGGTGACCTCCTCATCTATTTCAACATCCGTTTTCCCCAGAAGCTCACGCCTGAGAAGAAAAAACTCTTGAAAAACGCCCTCCTGCCCTAG
- the LOC141939896 gene encoding putative mitochondrial transporter UCP3 isoform X11, with protein MVGLKPPEVPPTAAVKFVSAGMAACIADLCTFPLDTAKVRLQIQGEVRIPRSSGTVEYRGVLGTLSTMVRTEGPRSLYSGLVAGLQRQMSFASIRIGLYDSVKQLYTPKGAESTGLAARVLAGCTTGAVAVTCAQPTDVVKVRFQATGALPDGTRRYSGTVDAYRTIAREEGVRGLWRGTLPNIARNAIINCGELVTYDLIKDTLLRAQLMTDNVPCHFVAAFGAGFCATVVASPVDVVKTRYMNSSPGQYRNVLSCLLALLMQEGLAGFYKGFVPSFLRLGSWNVVMFVSYEQLQRAVVLARPGPS; from the exons ATGGTGGGTCTGAAGCCCCCCGAGGTGCCCCCGACAGCCGCTGTGAAGTTCGTCAGCGCCGGGATGGCCGCCTGCATCGCCGACCTCTGCACCTTCCCCCTGGACACCGCCAAAGTGCGGCTGCAG ATCCAAGGGGAGGTGCGGATCCCCCGGAGCAGCGGCACCGTGGAGTACCGGGGTGTTTTGGGGACGCTGAGCACCATGGTGAGGACGGAGGGACCCCGTAGCCTCTACAGTGGACTGGTGGCCGGGCTGCAGCGGCAGATGAGCTTCGCCTCCATCCGCATTGGGCTGTACGACTCCGTCAAGCAGCTCTACACCCCCAAAGGGGCTGAGA gcacagggctggcagcGCGGGTGCTGGCGGGCTGCACCACGGGGGCGGTGGCAGTGACATGCGCCCAACCCACCGACGTGGTCAAGGTCCGGTTCCAGGCTACCGGGGCGCTGCCGGATGGCACCCGGCGGTACAGCGGCACGGTGGACGCCTACCGCACCATCGCCAGGGAGGAGGGAGTCCGCGGGCTCTGGAGAG GGACGCTGCCCAACATCGCCCGTAACGCCATCATCAACTGCGGGGAACTCGTCACCTACGACCTCATTAAGGACACGCTGCTGCGGGCACAGCTAATGACGG ACAACGTCCCCTGTCACTTCGTGGCCGCTTTCGGGGCCGGTTTTTGCGCCACGGTGGTGGCCTCGCCGGTGGACGTGGTGAAGACACGGTACATGAACTCCAGCCCCGGGCAGTACCGCAACGTGCTCAGCTGCCTCCTGGCCCTGCTCATGCAGGAGGGCCTGGCCGGCTTCTACAAGGG GTTTGTCCCCTCCTTCCTGCGGCTCGGCTCCTGGAACGTGGTGATGTTTGTCTCCTACGAGCAGCTGCAGCGCGCAGTGGTGCTGGCCCGGCCAGGCCCCTCctga
- the LOC141939896 gene encoding putative mitochondrial transporter UCP3 isoform X10 has product MLTPEFYVVQEINSFFLLHLGQRWRKVPAAGERCRRRRSLCLEPERQREGAFGVLNQLKIPPGRASGGFLPSLSATMVGLKPPEVPPTAAVKFVSAGMAACIADLCTFPLDTAKVRLQIQGEVRIPRSSGTVEYRGVLGTLSTMVRTEGPRSLYSGLVAGLQRQMSFASIRIGLYDSVKQLYTPKGAESTGLAARVLAGCTTGAVAVTCAQPTDVVKVRFQATGALPDGTRRYSGTVDAYRTIAREEGVRGLWRGTLPNIARNAIINCGELVTYDLIKDTLLRAQLMTDNVPCHFVAAFGAGFCATVVASPVDVVKTRYMNSSPGQYRNVLSCLLALLMQEGLAGFYKGFVPSFLRLGSWNVVMFVSYEQLQRAVVLARPGPS; this is encoded by the exons ATGTTGACTCCCGAGTTCTATGTCGTGCAGGAGATAAACAGCTTCTTCCTCTTGCATTTAGGTCAGCGGTGGCGCAAAGTGCCGGCAGCCGGAGAGCGGTGTCGGCGCCGGAGGAGCCTCTGCCTAGAGCCCGAGCGACAGAGAGAAGGTGCCTTCGGGGTGCTAAACCAGCTCAAAATCCCTCCCGGGAGGGCAAGCGGAGGCTTTCTGCCCAG CCTCTCTGCCACGATGGTGGGTCTGAAGCCCCCCGAGGTGCCCCCGACAGCCGCTGTGAAGTTCGTCAGCGCCGGGATGGCCGCCTGCATCGCCGACCTCTGCACCTTCCCCCTGGACACCGCCAAAGTGCGGCTGCAG ATCCAAGGGGAGGTGCGGATCCCCCGGAGCAGCGGCACCGTGGAGTACCGGGGTGTTTTGGGGACGCTGAGCACCATGGTGAGGACGGAGGGACCCCGTAGCCTCTACAGTGGACTGGTGGCCGGGCTGCAGCGGCAGATGAGCTTCGCCTCCATCCGCATTGGGCTGTACGACTCCGTCAAGCAGCTCTACACCCCCAAAGGGGCTGAGA gcacagggctggcagcGCGGGTGCTGGCGGGCTGCACCACGGGGGCGGTGGCAGTGACATGCGCCCAACCCACCGACGTGGTCAAGGTCCGGTTCCAGGCTACCGGGGCGCTGCCGGATGGCACCCGGCGGTACAGCGGCACGGTGGACGCCTACCGCACCATCGCCAGGGAGGAGGGAGTCCGCGGGCTCTGGAGAG GGACGCTGCCCAACATCGCCCGTAACGCCATCATCAACTGCGGGGAACTCGTCACCTACGACCTCATTAAGGACACGCTGCTGCGGGCACAGCTAATGACGG ACAACGTCCCCTGTCACTTCGTGGCCGCTTTCGGGGCCGGTTTTTGCGCCACGGTGGTGGCCTCGCCGGTGGACGTGGTGAAGACACGGTACATGAACTCCAGCCCCGGGCAGTACCGCAACGTGCTCAGCTGCCTCCTGGCCCTGCTCATGCAGGAGGGCCTGGCCGGCTTCTACAAGGG GTTTGTCCCCTCCTTCCTGCGGCTCGGCTCCTGGAACGTGGTGATGTTTGTCTCCTACGAGCAGCTGCAGCGCGCAGTGGTGCTGGCCCGGCCAGGCCCCTCctga
- the PAAF1 gene encoding proteasomal ATPase-associated factor 1 isoform X3, which yields MKIWQAANGEIRRLLEGHVYDVNCCRFFPSGLVVLSGGMDAQLKIWSAEDASCVVTFKGHKGGILDTAIVDRGRNVLSCSRDGTARLWDCGKSACLGVIADCGSPVNGIAVGTADNSVNLGTPEKAPSEREIGTEWKILLLAREDKKLQGVGLQSRQPVFLFVGSDAFNCCTFLSSTYILAGTQDGNIYQLDVRNTNTPIQVIHRSGAPVLSLLPYRDGFIASQGDGTCFIVQQDLDYVLDLTEADCDPVYKVASWEKQIYTCCRDGIVRRYQLFDL from the exons ATGAAAATCTGGCAGGCTGCGAATGGAGAAATAAGA agaCTATTGGAAGGCCATGTGTATGATGTGAATTGTTGCAGGTTTTTCCCATCGGGCCTCGTGGTTCTGAGTGGGGGAATGGATGCCCAGCTAAAGATCTGGTCAGCAGAAGATGCCAGCTGCGTAGTAACATTTAAAGGTCACAAAGGAG GTATTTTGGACACTGCCATTGTGGATCGGGGAAGAAATGTCCTTTCCTGCTCTAGAGATGGCACCGCCCGTCTCTGGGACTGTGGAAAATCTGCCTGTCTGGGTGTCATCGCTGACTGCGGCTCTCCTGTCAACGGCATCGCTGTGGGCACTGCTGACAACTCAGTGAACCTGGGCACGCCTGAAAAAGCTCCCA GTGAACGTGAGATTGGGACAGAATGGAAAATCCTGCTGCTGGCTCGAGAAGACAAGAAACTTCAAGGAGTGGgactgcagagcaggcagccg GTGTTCCTCTTCGTTGGCTCTGATGCATTCAACTGCTGCACATTCCTCTCGAGTACCTATATCCTCGCAGGGACTCAGGATGGGAACATATATCAGCTGGATGTGAGAAACACAAA CACTCCAATCCAGGTCATCCATAGATCAGGAGCACCAGTGCTTTCGCTGCTCCCGTACCGAGATGGATTTATTGCCAGCCAAG GTGATGGGACCTGCTTTATCGTTCAGCAAGACCTTGATTATGTCCTCGATCTCACCGAAGCAGACTGCGACCCTGTGTACAAG GTAGCTTCTTGGGAAAAGCAAATTTACACGTGCTGCAGAGACGGGATAGTGAGGAGATACCAACTTTTTGACCTTTAA
- the PAAF1 gene encoding proteasomal ATPase-associated factor 1 isoform X1 gives MAATLRIQSDWSQVLRRDEGEAWLSCRSPGKPTLYGSLTRRGLSTGGVPDIVASEGFVVGEVTKKSILISCPHENVSTKFLAPYTTFCRIHQKSITCLDISSGGGLGVSTSTDGTMKIWQAANGEIRRLLEGHVYDVNCCRFFPSGLVVLSGGMDAQLKIWSAEDASCVVTFKGHKGGILDTAIVDRGRNVLSCSRDGTARLWDCGKSACLGVIADCGSPVNGIAVGTADNSVNLGTPEKAPSEREIGTEWKILLLAREDKKLQGVGLQSRQPVFLFVGSDAFNCCTFLSSTYILAGTQDGNIYQLDVRNTNTPIQVIHRSGAPVLSLLPYRDGFIASQGDGTCFIVQQDLDYVLDLTEADCDPVYKVASWEKQIYTCCRDGIVRRYQLFDL, from the exons ATGGCGGCGACGCTGCGCATCCAGAGCGACTGGAGCCAGGTGCTGAG GAGGGACGAGGGCGAGGCCTGGCTGAGCTGCCGGAGCCCTG GGAAGCCGACCCTGTATGGCAGCCTGACCCGCCGCGGGCTCAGCACTGGGGGCGTCCCTGACATCGTGGCCTCCGAGGGCTTCGTGGTTGGGGAAGTCACCAAG AAAAGCATTCTCATTTCTTGTCCTCATGAAAATGTGTCCACAAAGTTCCTGGCTCCATACACAACTTTTTGTAGAATTCATCAGAAAAGT ATTACCTGTCTTGATATTTCCAGTGGTGGAGGGCTTGGCGTGTCTACCAGCACAGATGGGACCATGAAAATCTGGCAGGCTGCGAATGGAGAAATAAGA agaCTATTGGAAGGCCATGTGTATGATGTGAATTGTTGCAGGTTTTTCCCATCGGGCCTCGTGGTTCTGAGTGGGGGAATGGATGCCCAGCTAAAGATCTGGTCAGCAGAAGATGCCAGCTGCGTAGTAACATTTAAAGGTCACAAAGGAG GTATTTTGGACACTGCCATTGTGGATCGGGGAAGAAATGTCCTTTCCTGCTCTAGAGATGGCACCGCCCGTCTCTGGGACTGTGGAAAATCTGCCTGTCTGGGTGTCATCGCTGACTGCGGCTCTCCTGTCAACGGCATCGCTGTGGGCACTGCTGACAACTCAGTGAACCTGGGCACGCCTGAAAAAGCTCCCA GTGAACGTGAGATTGGGACAGAATGGAAAATCCTGCTGCTGGCTCGAGAAGACAAGAAACTTCAAGGAGTGGgactgcagagcaggcagccg GTGTTCCTCTTCGTTGGCTCTGATGCATTCAACTGCTGCACATTCCTCTCGAGTACCTATATCCTCGCAGGGACTCAGGATGGGAACATATATCAGCTGGATGTGAGAAACACAAA CACTCCAATCCAGGTCATCCATAGATCAGGAGCACCAGTGCTTTCGCTGCTCCCGTACCGAGATGGATTTATTGCCAGCCAAG GTGATGGGACCTGCTTTATCGTTCAGCAAGACCTTGATTATGTCCTCGATCTCACCGAAGCAGACTGCGACCCTGTGTACAAG GTAGCTTCTTGGGAAAAGCAAATTTACACGTGCTGCAGAGACGGGATAGTGAGGAGATACCAACTTTTTGACCTTTAA
- the DNAJB13 gene encoding dnaJ homolog subfamily B member 13 isoform X1: MGQDYYAVLELGRDATAADIKKAYRKLALKNHPLKCKEPWAPRRFRELAEAYDVLSDPMKKGIYDKFGEEGLKGGIPLEFGGENPWTAGYVFHNNPDKVFREFFGGDNPFAEFFAEDGSELILPFGGLRGRGAMKQDPPIVRDLHLSLEDLFYGCTRKIKISRRVMNEDGQTSNVRDKILTIDVQPGWKQGTRITFEKEGDQGPNVIPADITFVVQEKLHPRFKRANDNLIHVATIPLAEALTGCTVDVRTLDGRQLNIPINDIVDPQYCKMVPGEGMPLLQDPRRKGDLLIYFNIRFPQKLTPEKKKLLKNALLP; the protein is encoded by the exons ATGGGGCAGGACTACTACGCCGTGCTGGAGCTGGGCCGCGACGCCACGGCTGCTGACATCAAGAAAGC CTATCGGAAACTGGCCTTGAAGAACCACCCTTTAAAATGCAAGGAGCCTTGGGCGCCGAGGAGGTTCAGGGAGCTGGCGGAGGCCTACGATGTGCTCAGCGACC CCATGAAGAAAGGCATCTACGACAAGTTTGGAGAAGAGGGGCTCAAAGGCGGCATCCCCTTGGAGTTTGGTGGCGAGAACCCCTGGACTGCTGGCTACGTGTTTCACAACAACCCTGACAAAGTCTTCAGGGAGTTCTTTGGTGGAGACAACCCCTTTGCGG AGTTCTTTGCCGAGGACGGCTCCGAGCTGATCCTGCCCTTTGGAGGGCTGCGAGGACGAGGAGCGATGAAGCAAGACCCCCCGATCGTGCGGGACCTCCACCTCTCCCTCGAAGACCTGTTCTACGGCTGCACCAGGAAGATTAAGATCTCCCGCAGG GTGATGAACGAAGATGGTCAAACGAGCAATGTCAGAGATAAGATACTAACGATCGATGTGCAGCCAGGGTGGAAGCAGGGCACCAGGATCACATTTGAGAAGGAAGGAGACCAG GGCCCAAACGTCATTCCAGCTGACATCACCTTTGTTGTCCAAGAGAAACTCCACCCCAGGTTTAAAAGAGCCAACGACAACCTCATTCACGTTGCTACCATCCCCCTGGCAGAG GCGCTGACTGGCTGCACGGTGGATGTGAGAACGCTGGATGGGAGGCAGCTGAACATCCCCATCAATGACATCGTGGA CCCCCAGTACTGCAAAATGGTGCCAGGGGAGGGGATGCCGCTGCTCCAGGACCCCCGCCGCAAGGGTGACCTCCTCATCTATTTCAACATCCGTTTTCCCCAGAAGCTCACGCCTGAGAAGAAAAAACTCTTGAAAAACGCCCTCCTGCCCTAG
- the PAAF1 gene encoding proteasomal ATPase-associated factor 1 isoform X2, with translation MAATLRIQSDWSQVLRRDEGEAWLSCRSPGKPTLYGSLTRRGLSTGGVPDIVASEGFVVGEVTKKSILISCPHENVSTKFLAPYTTFCRIHQKSITCLDISSGGGLGVSTSTDGTMKIWQAANGEIRRLLEGHVYDVNCCRFFPSGLVVLSGGMDAQLKIWSAEDASCVVTFKGHKGGILDTAIVDRGRNVLSCSRDGTARLWDCGKSACLGVIADCGSPVNGIAVGTADNSVNLGTPEKAPSEREIGTEWKILLLAREDKKLQGVGLQSRQPVFLFVGSDAFNCCTFLSSTYILAGTQDGNIYQLDVRNTNTPIQVIHRSGAPVLSLLPYRDGFIASQGDGTCFIVQQDLDYVLDLTEADCDPVYKVKEGGARV, from the exons ATGGCGGCGACGCTGCGCATCCAGAGCGACTGGAGCCAGGTGCTGAG GAGGGACGAGGGCGAGGCCTGGCTGAGCTGCCGGAGCCCTG GGAAGCCGACCCTGTATGGCAGCCTGACCCGCCGCGGGCTCAGCACTGGGGGCGTCCCTGACATCGTGGCCTCCGAGGGCTTCGTGGTTGGGGAAGTCACCAAG AAAAGCATTCTCATTTCTTGTCCTCATGAAAATGTGTCCACAAAGTTCCTGGCTCCATACACAACTTTTTGTAGAATTCATCAGAAAAGT ATTACCTGTCTTGATATTTCCAGTGGTGGAGGGCTTGGCGTGTCTACCAGCACAGATGGGACCATGAAAATCTGGCAGGCTGCGAATGGAGAAATAAGA agaCTATTGGAAGGCCATGTGTATGATGTGAATTGTTGCAGGTTTTTCCCATCGGGCCTCGTGGTTCTGAGTGGGGGAATGGATGCCCAGCTAAAGATCTGGTCAGCAGAAGATGCCAGCTGCGTAGTAACATTTAAAGGTCACAAAGGAG GTATTTTGGACACTGCCATTGTGGATCGGGGAAGAAATGTCCTTTCCTGCTCTAGAGATGGCACCGCCCGTCTCTGGGACTGTGGAAAATCTGCCTGTCTGGGTGTCATCGCTGACTGCGGCTCTCCTGTCAACGGCATCGCTGTGGGCACTGCTGACAACTCAGTGAACCTGGGCACGCCTGAAAAAGCTCCCA GTGAACGTGAGATTGGGACAGAATGGAAAATCCTGCTGCTGGCTCGAGAAGACAAGAAACTTCAAGGAGTGGgactgcagagcaggcagccg GTGTTCCTCTTCGTTGGCTCTGATGCATTCAACTGCTGCACATTCCTCTCGAGTACCTATATCCTCGCAGGGACTCAGGATGGGAACATATATCAGCTGGATGTGAGAAACACAAA CACTCCAATCCAGGTCATCCATAGATCAGGAGCACCAGTGCTTTCGCTGCTCCCGTACCGAGATGGATTTATTGCCAGCCAAG GTGATGGGACCTGCTTTATCGTTCAGCAAGACCTTGATTATGTCCTCGATCTCACCGAAGCAGACTGCGACCCTGTGTACAAG gtaaaagaggGAGGGGCAAGGGTGTGA